The Arvicola amphibius chromosome 6, mArvAmp1.2, whole genome shotgun sequence DNA window AGCGCTTGTTTCCACCAGTAACAGACCAGGGTTTCCCCAGGAAGGAGTGCCTAAGCCAGAGCAGCTCCAGGGAGCTCTCCCTTGATTCCTGGTGTCAGGAAGCTCCTTAGTGAGCCTAGAGCCCTTGTATTTTTGTACCTTTTCTAATGTTAACTGTGGAGACTGTTATGCTTTTTGTAACATGACTTGTTTTCTAGAAtcgtctgtacacacacatgcttcctCTGCCTGGGAGTTGCTTGGGAGAGTGGGGGGCAGTCTTGCTAGCTGAGCTTAGCAACCTCAAGGGCACGATGGACCTTCCTCTCCATCTAGCTGCTAGCAGATGGTGCTGTGCCCACTACATAAGCTCAGGCTCCCCTCTGGATAGTGCCAGGGCTCATAGACACCCTGGTAACAGGCAGGGCCGGGAGTGGACAGTGTTGCCGTGGCTCTGTTGAATGATGCTTTCTGGGCAGCGCTGCTTCATGTGGCAGAgtatgtgtgttcttgtgtgaaGTGGAACGAAAGTCATGGTGTGACAGTGGGGCTCACGGAGCGCTCAGCATCCCAAGACTGCTCTACTCATTCCCTTCTCTCAAAGTACCATAGCTAGGCTTGGCCCTCCCTGGCACCCACTACTGTGAGCCTCTGGATGGTCACTGTCATTTGAGGACAGTGATTTACCCGCTATGTAGACCTGTCAGGAGAACTAACCAGGACAGCATGGGGAGCACTATACAGCTCTTTATGCTGCTCGCGCAGAAAAACCAAAATGACCTGTCTCTTTCTGCATGCACCTGAAGAGTTGCACCTTGGGAGGGGGTGTTGGGGCCCCTTGCTCTGGGTGGGTCACAGATGAAGCTAGGGCTGGAGTAGGTAGGGGTGGGGTTCAGAAATAGAGCCATATGGCACTGCCTTCTAAGGAGCTGAGTAACCTTTTGTTAGGGACCAGCAATATTGGTGGCACTTAAGTTCTCCCCAGTCCCAAAAGTGACTCTGTCTTTtgtaaaaactttattattttgtataaaaCAAAGGTGGCCCATGCCTGGGGGcataggaaatccaagcagaccAGCTGGGTGAGGGGCACAGCCTACCTGAGGAGACTGAAAAGGGAGGAATGCCCCCAAGGCACTGAGAAGGCACATTGAGATTACCAGATCCCCAAAAGAGGCCTTGAATGAACCTCACCTGGGGGGTGGAGACTGGACAGTCAGCAGCCCCAAGTGCTCAGGGGTGGAAACAGGCTGGGGAGGAGCCCAATGCAGCTATGACCCCACTCCCCGGGGGCAGCAGCCCACTGGTGTCCAGGATGAAAGGGAGGGCAGGATGGGAGAAAGCACCAGGTCAGGTGGGGCCTGAAGTGGATCCGAGCTGAGTCTAGGGCTCAGATCCTACACCAGCTCCACCCTAGCAGCCCCCACAGCTCCGGGCACAGGAGGCAGCCACAGATTGGCACAGGCCACTGACGGCCATCACGCCACACTTGGAGAACTTGTCCCGGCACAGGTCAGCTGTTGGAGGGAGGTGCAGTCAGGTGGGAACCCACCACCCAGTACTagtgaggatggagggaggggtctTGCAGCATCTTACAAGTGGGCCTGGACACATATTCCACGCCAAACCTTGCAGGTGGGACATGGCCAGGTAATGAAGTGGGTAGTGGATGCTGCCGGACAAGGGGTGGTGGTTTTCCTACCTCGGAGGAGTTCCTCATGGGCACAGACTGTGCGGACACATATTTCCTTGTTGACGACATACACCCGGCGAAGGCTGGGGGATGAGCCAGGCATGCTTTCAGCCACACCCTCACCTACTCCCACGGGGTGAGTCCAGGGGTCCAGGCCCAGGCCCGTCCTCTTCACTGCCTATCCCAACTCACACCTTCCCTGGTAGGAGTGGCCCCCGAGTCTCCCTCAGCCCTCACCTGTAGAAGCAGACCTCATTGAGACACTGTTTACAAGGCTTGTGGATGGAGTAGAGGCGAGTGCACGGGTACTGTTCCTCACGGCAGTCTGGGGACAGGTGGGGTCAGACTGGAGGCTCAGCTCAAGTGGCAGGTTCACAAAGTCTGAGTCCCTAAGCACCCTCAGGCCCTGCCCAGGTCCCCACACAAATCCAGCACCCAGGTAGCACAGGATTGCTCAACTTTATACCACACACAAAGTCACTCCCATTTGGAAACATAAATTGGCACACAAATTCCCAGCTACCCAACTTGGCCACTGGGACATCACAGTAGCTCACAAGCTGCTCTGTAACCCACTCTGTAACCAAGTCAACACACACAGGCTGGGCTTCTCCGGGTCTCTCCCCTCAGGCTCTCAGCTGGGTAGCACTCAGCTGGGCTGGGCTTGCTTGCCCCTTTTCACCAAGCTCTGCTGACCAGATGCTAGTGGGCATGCAGGGAGTGATATCCCACAGCTGCCCAGGGACATGTCTGTCAGCTCCCTCACCTAGCACCCCGTTGCTTAACCCTGCAAATTCCCATCAAAAGGCCCTCTCTTTCTGAAGCCATGCCTGCTTTCTCCAGCTTCTGGAAGGTTCTTACCAAGAGGCCCAGGCTCCGTGGGCTCAGTctccaggtcccctggaactggcggTTCTGGTGTGGGAAAGACAGCCAGGGGTGTTCAGGGCAAGCCAGCACCCCCATCCTGAGGCATACAAGTAGCTGGACTAAGGGAGATGGCATTACCTGGGGTAGGGGCTGGGATGACTTCCTGTGGGACTTGCTGCTGGGACTGGAACTGTTCCTCAGGAGGTCGAGGACTCACTTCTATGGCAGGGGGTGGGTGGCAAGGCATCTGCTCACTTTCCCTACAGACCCCCGCCGGGTTGCTGGCCCTGCCCATCCTACCCCAGACTCTTACCTTGGTAGTCATAGTAGTTGTCTGCGTTGTctgtaaatgaaaaggaaacattaAGGGGGAGGGGGTCAGGTTAAGCCATGATCCCAGGAGAGCGGGGCTCCAGGGACCTGCCTCTGGGATTCCTACCACCCCACCGAAATGGGTGTCTGGCTGATGCATGTATATGGGAGGGCAGCACTGGGCACTGCGAGGACTCTTACCAATCTGGTCGCCATAGTGGTTGTACTGGACATGGTCCGGGAATGGGGGGAGAGGATCCAGGTCATATTGGCCTTGAGCCAGCAGGCCTGCTGAGGGGAGGGGTCATGTGTGGGCACCCCACAGAGGtaggacagagagaaagcaggtggCAGTCCTATTAGGCTAGGGACCTACAACCAGGTTTAGGCTCAACAAAATTCAAAAAGTCCTGGGTCAGTTCCCTGCCCCTGTCCCTGCCCTTGCCTATCCCCTCTGCCCTGGGTGGCCTCATGGCTGCTCCGGGAATTCCCATGCTCCTGCTTGCCTCGGAGCTTTTCCATAGGACTCCCCAGGCCTTCTCCAGGTCTCAACTACCATTTCAGCTCTCCCGGGGCTAGCCTGCTCCACCTTCCCTGCTATGGATTTCTATCATAGCACTCAACACCATCTCAAAGTTACCAGTATTTGCCTCTTCTCTAACCTGGCCATGTGGTGGGGGCCAGGTGCGTCTGCCTAATTCACAGTTTCATCTCCAGTACTTAGCTTATAGTAGACGTCAGGGAATGGATGAGACTCCTAGGTCTGGCACCTCCTAATGTGATGGATAAGTACCACTCAAAGGCTGAGTCTAAGTCTACAGAACCGTGAAGCCTCACGTAGATCTAGCACCAGTGCCTGGACTCCCTGCCTCTACCATAAGGTGCAGGCCTGAAGCAGGGCTCAGAGCTGGAGAGCCCTGACTAAGTACCACGTGGGAGACCCCAGCCCAGCAGCCGCTTACCAGGCAGGAacagcaggaagaggcaggcggctctcatGGCCATGGAGGGAGGAGGCTGTGGTGGCGTTGAGGACAGctagaggggaggaaaggagagctaGCTGCATGCTGGCCAGCTAGCTCAGGATGGCATAACATTTCTGTCCATGAGCTCAGTCTGCAGGGGACAGACAGAGCCAGGTGTCTAGAGGTGGAGAGGGACATCTACAGTCCCTGCTTGGGCGAAGGTGAAGGCTTTAAATCAGGTTCCAGTGCTGACTTGGTTTTCTAAAGACTGGgggtcatgtagcccaggctagcttcaactTACTGTGCAGTGGAAGAAACCCTTAACAAGTGGACGGACAGTCCCCCCACCCTGAGTTTACCCACTTCAAGCCCATCATCTTCCTGAGTTCTGATGTTCCATGTGAATTCCAGTGACCTCAGGCACATCCTTAAGGTACCAGCCCTGCCCAGCCAATACCACAGTCAGTCACTAGCTCAACAGCATTTGCCAGGCCTGCCACCTGCTCCCAATTAGCCCCTGGGCCCTGAGCAGGCCGCTCAGCAGGAAAACCACATGCATACAGGCCCCAGGAGCCCCCAGAGCGGCCAGGGCTGGGCAGGACTCCCAGCTCCAAGAAGACGCCTGCCAGCTCTAGGCCTCCCAAGACCTGGCTGTCTTCATTACAGACACACGCACGAGACTGAGGCCTGTTTGTCTGCAACAGCAGGAAGCCTggggaggagagcaggaggaggtgaGGGCGCCTCTGGCTCCCAGCATGCTAACTGGGTGAGGCGAAGTCGTGTGGCCCAGGGATTCAGAACCCTTGACGTGATCCTGGATGACAAGAGTGTAGCTTTGGTGAGGGCACTGGTCCAGGGTTTGCACAAAGTCCCTAATACCCAGGGACTCCGGGGTGAGTCCAGCCTCCAGTGCTGGCTACAGAGTCAGCTTGCTATGCCCTGTCTTAGTCAGTGGATGGTGACTTCTAGATGCTGCCCACAGGCTAATCATCCAGAGGGCTCCCTACCCCACCATGGGACGTTCTTCCACAGTTTGAACCCCAACTTTGATGTAGGTCCCCCTGGGAATCTGGGGAGAGAGcaagggaaagacagaaacagggtatctgacctcagtttccccaacccTGAGGTTTCTTGATACCTTGCCCATCTCAGACATCTCGCCCAAGTGGCCCTTGGTGGGGGCCAGAGGCCCTTGCTAGTTTATATCCTTTCCCATAGGGACCATGGCTAAGGCTCCTCACATTCCCggtttttaaaatgtgggcaGCCTTGTGGTTGGGGGGCCACCAGCTCCATACAGGCTGATGACTGACCTGAGGCCCTGGGCATTAGGAAGCATTGAGTGGCTGCCAATGTGTATCCAACACTCGCACTCAGGCCCAGGCATATGGTAGGGAGTGGGGTTCATTGGCTAGCCCCggcatgaagaagaaaataatgaattgCTCCCAGGGGACCCAGGCAAGTTCTTCAAAAGTTGACTTTGGGAGGTGTTAGGCAGGTCAGGAGCTGTTGGGATGTCTGATCCACCCCCACCTCTGGTCCTTTCCACAACTTCGGCCTTCTTCAGCCCCTTGGCTCCTCGGTTCTGGGGGGCTAGGACTGGGAGCCCCCTTACTGGCTCAGACCCGAAGGGGGCCCCACCAGTTGCTGCAGCACCGCTGTACAGCTGGGAACAATCAGCCGGCAGCGGAAACTTGCTGAGGCACTAGCTGGCTCTCCACTttggtctttctttgtctctgtatCCGACCCCTGCCCCGCCCTCCACATCCCAAACACTTGGGGGACAGCAGCCCTGTCCCCCAGCACTCCCATCTCTGATGACCCCTAAGTTCCAGCTCTCTGTCTAGCCTATCTTGCGGCCCACCACTTGCCAGGTGCCCCCTCAGTATCTACTCGGTACCCCGGGGCCAGGGTCTCCATAATCCTCCCCCTCCTCACCAAGAACGGAGTGTAAAGCATGGCGCCCCCGACACCCCTGGGCGCGCCCAGCCCGCGCCTACCTGTTGGGGCCCTTGTGCGGTGCTCTAGTGCGGCTGAGAGTGCCCGCCCGCCGCCCGCAGCCAGAGCCCCCTACGGCCCCCAAGGCCCACGCCCGCCCCTAGCCCGGAGTCTCTGGGTCCTAGAGAGCGCCGCCGCCACGCCGCACCCTCGAGGCTCCAACCCCTCCCCAATGCCGCTGATTCTGGGCCTGGGCTTGGGCCTGGGCCTGGTACTAAATGAGCCAGCCGGCTGGTCACCCCAATTAACAGAGGGATCCCAGCCCCTCCACCCGGAGTCCAGAGGTCACTGGGCTGGAAACGAAGTTTGACTTGCTTCCtgccccccctctccccctccctcc harbors:
- the Mfap2 gene encoding microfibrillar-associated protein 2 isoform X1, which gives rise to MAMRAACLFLLFLPAGLLAQGQYDLDPLPPFPDHVQYNHYGDQIDNADNYYDYQEVSPRPPEEQFQSQQQVPQEVIPAPTPEPPVPGDLETEPTEPGPLDCREEQYPCTRLYSIHKPCKQCLNEVCFYSLRRVYVVNKEICVRTVCAHEELLRADLCRDKFSKCGVMAVSGLCQSVAASCARSCGGC
- the Mfap2 gene encoding microfibrillar-associated protein 2 isoform X2 — translated: MTWILSPHSRTMSSTTTMATRLTTQTTTMTTKMPCHPPPAIEVSPRPPEEQFQSQQQVPQEVIPAPTPEPPVPGDLETEPTEPGPLDCREEQYPCTRLYSIHKPCKQCLNEVCFYSLRRVYVVNKEICVRTVCAHEELLRADLCRDKFSKCGVMAVSGLCQSVAASCARSCGGC